One region of Eleutherodactylus coqui strain aEleCoq1 chromosome 5, aEleCoq1.hap1, whole genome shotgun sequence genomic DNA includes:
- the GCNT4 gene encoding beta-1,3-galactosyl-O-glycosyl-glycoprotein beta-1,6-N-acetylglucosaminyltransferase 4, translated as MKKPKGCISCLQRQKVFFFLIVVSLLCILKLMKIELIFSRTESYFVEPHIFSSFVTKISLPVDPSSMINCTAIYELDPMEIGKGLQLRKRRIFDLEDPNVVTMTNNCVAYKKLRHYHVKPISQEEKDFPIAYSLVVHKDAISVERLLYTIYNPVNVYCIHYDQKSSSSFKNAMKNLAKCFPNVFIASKIETVIYAHVSRLQADLNCLSDLLKSPVQWKYAINLCGQDMPLKSNSELVSELKKLNGKNMLETSKPTDIKKARYTYQHEIRFVVKLDYVKMPVRTFTPKYPPPEGIEMYVGSAYFVLSRPFIHFIFDSPLAKEFLEWSKDTFSPDEHFWATLNRVPGAPGGLSRTDGEVTDLDSKTRLVKWIYSEETRYPPCTGTHIRGVCIYGAPELRWLLHSGHWFANKFDAKIDPILIKCLIERIEAQQRE; from the coding sequence ATGAAGAAGCCGAAGGGTTGTATCTCATGTCTTCAACGACAGAAAGTATTCTTCTTCTTGATCGTTGTGTCCTTGCTCTGCATTTTGAAGCTTATGAAAATCGAGTTAATATTTTCTAGAACTGAAAGTTATTTTGTGGAGCCACATATTTTCTCTTCTTTTGTCACCAAAATTTCCTTACCAGTTGACCCGTCTAGCATGATCAACTGTACAGCCATATATGAATTGGATCCAATGGAGATTGGAAAAGGTTTACAGCTTAGGAAAAGACGCATATTTGACCTTGAAGATCCAAACGTTGTGACAATGACAAATAATTGCGTGGCCTATAAGAAGCTGCGCCACTACCATGTAAAACCTATCTCGCAGGAAGAGAAAGACTTTCCCATAGCGTATTCACTAGTTGTACACAAAGATGCTATAAGTGTGGAACGCCTTCTGTACACCATATACAATCCTGTTAATGTCTACTGTATTCATTATGACCAAAAATCTTCTTCCAGTTTCAAGAATGCCATGAAAAACTTAGCCAAATGTTTCCCCAATGTTTTTATTGCATCGAAAATTGAGACAGTAATTTATGCCCACGTTTCGAGACTACAAGCCGATCTCAACTGCTTGTCTGATTTGCTGAAGTCACCTGTGCAGTGGAAATATGCCATTAATTTGTGTGGCCAGGACATGCCACTGAAATCCAATTCCGAACTAGTCTCTGAGCTGAAAAAACTTAATGGAAAGAATATGCTGGAGACAAGCAAACCGACAGATATCAAGAAAGCTCGCTATACCTACCAGCATGAGATTAGGTTTGTGGTAAAACTTGATTATGTAAAGATGCCAGTCAGGACTTTTACTCCTAAATATCCGCCACCTGAAGGCATTGAGATGTATGTTGGAAGTGCCTATTTTGTTTTAAGCCGTCCATTTATTCACTTTATCTTTGATTCACCATTAGCTAAAGAGTTTTTAGAGTGGAGTAAAGACACGTTTTCGCCGGATGAACACTTTTGGGCAACACTAAATCGGGTGCCAGGTGCACCAGGGGGGCTTTCAAGGACAGACGGAGAGGTTACAGATCTTGATAGCAAAACTCGACTAGTGAAATGGATCTATTCTGAGGAAACTCGTTATCCACCTTGCACTGGAACTCATATTCGAGGTGTGTGCATTTATGGGGCGCCTGAACTACGATGGCTCCTGCACTCAGGACATTGGTTTGCAAATAAGTTTGACGCAAAAATAGACCCCATTTTAATCAAATGCTTGATTGAGAGGATTGAAGCACAGCAGAGAGAATGA